DNA from Magnetococcales bacterium:
TTTCACAACCGCTTCATTCCGTTGTCTTCTTTTCCTTTCCGCCGACCGTGATCGTCACGAAGCGCTCGACATCCAGAAACCGCCGGGCCACCCGGGCGATATCTTCCCGGGTCACAGCTCGAATCCGTTCCGGCCACTTTACAAGATAATCCGCCCCGCGCTGATAAAAACCAATCGCCGCCCAGGTGGCAGAAAGCTTGTCCAACCCATCCAGATGCAAGGGAAAAGATCCGGTCAGATACTGGATGGCATCCGTCAGTTCCTTCTGTTCGACCTCTTCCCGGGCCATGCGTTCGATCTCTTTGCGAACCAGGCCCAGGGCCTCCGTAACGGAAGTATTTTTGGTTTCCAGTGCAAAGACCAGAGGTCCCAACGCACTGAGCGGAGAGAAAGCCGAAGAAACCGAATACGCCAACCCCTTTTTTTCCCGAACCTGCTTGAACAGACGACTGGTCGATCCTCCCCCCAGGATATGGTCCATGACCGTTAATGCATAAAAATCGGGGTCCTGACGATTGATGCCGACCCGCCCCAGACGAATCGCCGTTTGGGGAACATCCAGGTCCAGATGCCGGGTCTGCCCCTGCGCCGCCACAACAGCCGGCGCAATGACCGGCCACGAGGAAGGCCGATTGTCCATACTTGTAAAATGGCGTTCCAATAACTCTTGAAGCCGCTGTTGATCGATATCGCCTGCCACCGCCATGACCATGTCTGGCCCACGGAATCCCTCTTCCCGAAACCGGCGCACATCTTCCAGTGAAATACTCTCCAGACTCTGCAAGGTTCCATTGATGGGGTGACCGTAGGGATGTCCGGCATAGAGCATTGCATAAAGGAGGCGTTCTGCCTGAACCGTCGCTTTTTCCTTTTCTTGAATCAGATCGGATCTTTTATCGGCAACGGCCCGCGCCAGGGCGTCCGCATCATAACGGGGCTGCAAAAGGGCCAAGCCCAGGCTTTTGAAAGCCTCATCCAGATAGGCAGTCAACGTGGTCAGACTCACCTGAAAAAAATCTCTTGCCGCAAGCCCCTGGAGACGAATGCCAAAAAAGTCGAGCTGTTCCTGGAAGGTTTCGGCGGTCTTCTCCCCGGCCCCTTCATTGAACAGCCAGGCCGTGACATCGGCCAACCCCTCCTTGCCGACAGGATCATAGGCACTGCCGGCCCGGACCATGAGACGCACTTCAACCATGGGATTGGTATGACTCTCCACGAGCAGGACTCGCATCCCCCGGGAGGTCACGAATTCATGGGCAGAAAAATTCATCTCACCAGCATAAACCGGACGGAGCAAAAGTCCGACTCCCAGCAGCAAACCCACCACAGTCATCAGGAGATGCCGAATCATTCCTGTACCTTCCTGGGCGTTGGCGTTGGCAGGGGCAGCAACACCCCCACAATCCACCTGTCTGGTTTCAGATAACGCACGACGGCCTTCTGGACAGCCTCTGCTGTCACGGTACGGATCCGGTCCGGATAGTCGATGAGCATTTTTTTCCAGTCAACACCGCTCGTGATGGCCCGCCCGATGTTCCAGGTCAGGGAATGGATCGAATCCTGATCATAGACATGTTCGGCAATGATCGAATTCCGGGTTTTGGCCAACTCCCGTTCCGGAACCGGTTCCTGTCCCAGGCGCT
Protein-coding regions in this window:
- a CDS encoding insulinase family protein; the protein is MIRHLLMTVVGLLLGVGLLLRPVYAGEMNFSAHEFVTSRGMRVLLVESHTNPMVEVRLMVRAGSAYDPVGKEGLADVTAWLFNEGAGEKTAETFQEQLDFFGIRLQGLAARDFFQVSLTTLTAYLDEAFKSLGLALLQPRYDADALARAVADKRSDLIQEKEKATVQAERLLYAMLYAGHPYGHPINGTLQSLESISLEDVRRFREEGFRGPDMVMAVAGDIDQQRLQELLERHFTSMDNRPSSWPVIAPAVVAAQGQTRHLDLDVPQTAIRLGRVGINRQDPDFYALTVMDHILGGGSTSRLFKQVREKKGLAYSVSSAFSPLSALGPLVFALETKNTSVTEALGLVRKEIERMAREEVEQKELTDAIQYLTGSFPLHLDGLDKLSATWAAIGFYQRGADYLVKWPERIRAVTREDIARVARRFLDVERFVTITVGGKEKKTTE